One Nocardia huaxiensis genomic window, CATGGTGTCCACCAGTGCGGATCTGAGCCGGTTCTACGCGGCGCTGGTCTCGGGTGCGGTGCTGGGGCCCGATCAGCTGGCGGAGATGCGGAAGACCGTGCCCAGCGGTGACTTCCGGCGGTCGGAGGAATTCGGGCTGGGGCTGTTCCACTGGGTGACCTCGTGTGGGGCCGACGCGTGGGGCCACGGTGGGACCATGCACGGCAGTTTCGTCTACGGCGGTGCGACCACCGGCCGGTCGGTGACCGTGAGCATGAACCAGATTCCCGATATCTTCGGCGGCACCCAGCAGCGCGTGGATATGCATCAGGTGGTGGACGACGCCCTGTGCGCTAACGGATGATGTGTCGATCGGGTCGACGGCGTGGTGCAGGGGGAGTGGATGGCAATTCTGTCGGTGTGTGTTCCGGTGCAGGACGCAGACGGTGGACTGGAACAAACGCTGCGCTCGATTCTGGAGCAGGACACCGAGGTCGAGGTGATCGTGCTGGACAATGCCGGCGGCGGGGATGCGGCGGCGGTCGTGACCTCCTGTGCGGACGCGCGGGTGCGGCTGGTGCGCAACGAGGTTCCGCTGCCGGTGGGGGAGAGCTGGAACAAGGCGGTGTCGCTGTCCACGAGGCGGCTGGTGAAGGTGGTCGACGCGGGGGAGATCCTGCTGCCGGGGGCGCTGGATCGGCAGATCACCGTCATGGGCGACAATGGAATCGCGGTGTGCTGCGCGAAGTTCCAGTTGCTCGATGCATCGGGGCAGGTGCTGGCGAACGCGGTGGGGCTGCCGAATCTGCTGGGGCAGCGTGATATTCGATCACTGATGCGCACGATCGTGCGGCGCGGTCCGGCGGAATTCGGGCCGGTCGCGGCCACGGTGTTCCGGCGCGCGGATTTCGATCGGGTGGGCGGGTTCCGCGGTGATCCGGACTATCCCGTGCACGTGGATCTGATCGCGCGGATGAGTGCCTTCGGATCGTTCTACGGTTTGCCGGAAACCCTTGCGGCATGGCGTGATCCGGGTGTCGGGTCGCTGGCCGAGGAGTGGCGGATGCAGCACCGGCTGAACGCCGAGCATCCGGGCGTGGTGGGCCGGGGCGCACGCCTGGCGGGCGATCTGCGGCTGGCACGGGCCGCCGCAGATCGCCTGCGCACGCGGATCAGATCTGCCAGAGCGGCCCGTAGGTGATGACGGTGTCACCGTTGCTGGTGACGATCTTCACCCAGGGACGGATCGAAACCTGGCCCAGCACACCGGTTACCGTGCCGTGGAAGCCCGACATCTGAATGAAACCGTCCGTGCCGGAGATGTCGCCGCTGGCGGCCTCGATGGTCTCGATGCCGGGGCCGAAGCCCACCTCGACCTCGACGCCCGCGCGCGGAATCAGATCACCGATATTCACGCTGGGGTCGCCGTCGAGCTCCAGGCCGAGGCTGGGGGTCGACCATTGGAAGCGGAGCTTGCCGTTCAGGGTGGCGGGGAAGCCGACCTGGTAGCCGACGGTGATGGTGCCCGACCAGTCGTCGGCCTTGGGGCCGGAGACCTTGAAACAGGCTTTGCCATTGTGGAACCACTCGCGGGTCAACGGATTTCCGTCGAGCGGCGCGACGAACTGGAAGTTGGTGTCCATCTGGATGGCCTCGACCGTGCGGCCCTGCCGATCCACGATGGAGTTGGCGGAGTCGATGCCGGCCAGCGAGGAGCCGGTGTTCATGGCCAGGCCGATGGTGAGTGCGGCGGCGACGGCCATGGTGCGCGCGGCGGCGCGCTGAGTGGTGCGCTTCATGATTGATCCCATTCCCTCATCAGGTGCAGCGTGCGCGTAAGAAGCACGCGCGCAATTGATTTCCCCAAGTGACATCGGGGCCCAGGGCATTGCTCGCCTTGCGGCCGGTGCGTTGCCCGTCTTCCCCCATGGTCGTGATCGACCTCACGCTGAGACTATCCCACCGGACCGACCGGTGTGTCAGTGCATTCGCATGATCGCCATCACAAACCGTGCGTTCGTTGCCTGATACGCGACCGTGCGTGCCAAGCTATCCGGTTGCGCCTCACGGCGGTTCGGGAAGTTGTACCACCCACCTCCCGTCGAGTTCGGGCAGCCGCGACCTGACCTCCTGCAACAGGTCGGGCAGCGTGAGGAAGACTCGATCCGGATGCGCGGCAACGAGTTCCGCCGGATCGATGATCGGGATGTCGGTGCCGGGCATGCGCCGGCCCTGCTTGGCCGGGGACGCGTCGGCGACCGCGGTGAGCAGGCCGCGGTGCGCGCCCGCCAGGTGCAGCAGCGCGACCGCGCGCGAGGCCGCGCCGTAGGCGTAAACCCGGTGACCGGCAACGGCTTCCGACTCCAGCCAGGAGCGCAGCGCGTGCGCCTGTTCGTCGGCGGCGTGCTGCAGGTCCGGAAGTAGTTCCTCCACATCGGATTCCGCCGCGAGAATGCGCTGGACCGTTGCGTCGGGCGGGACGTCGCCGTGCACGGCGGCCACCAGAATCGTTCCGCCGTAGAGGCCGAACTCCCAGGCGGTGACCACGCTCATGCCCGCATCGGCCAGCAGGCGGCGCAGGGATGCGAGGGTGTAGTAGGCGAAATGACCGTGGCGCAGGGCATTCCATTGGCCGTGCGTGACTATGGCGTGCAGCGAATGGAATTGGAGCAGCAGCACGCCGTCGGGTGCGGTGGCGGCGGCGCGGACCGCGAAGGCCGCGCGTTGATCGGGCACGTGCATGATGCCGAAGCAGTCGATGACGACGTCTGCGGCGTCGGCGGTTTCGATGAATCCGCGCGCGGTGAGCAGGGGCAGCCAGCTGCCGCCGTGCGGGCTGCCGAATTCCCGGACGGTGCTGCCGTGCTTCTCGGGCTCGCTTGCCGCCGTGCTGCCGCCAGGCGGCCGAGATCCACGCAGCCACCCGGCGGCCGAGACGCGGGCCAGGGCGTCGGCGGCTTGATCTCGCAGGGCCTGCGGTTCGACCCCGCGTGGTTCGGCGGTGACGGTGTCGTCCTCGGCCAGCTGGGCGAGACCGCAGGCGAGGCAGTAGTCCATGGCCAGGGGGTGCGCCGACTCGATCTCGGTTTCGGCGGCATCCAGAGCCGGAAAGTCGTCTGCCGCAGGCATTTTGCCGAGATCGAGGACCCGGGTCAGGGGCCCGGCTCCGCATCCGCGACACCCGCGCGCCGGTTCGCCGCTCATGGCACGATGTCCTGGTGCGTATCGAACCGACCGAGCTCGCCGACGTCCTGGTGCTGACGCCGCAACCTTTCCGCGACGGTCGCGGGTTCTTCACCCGGACCTTCGACGCCGCCGAGTTCGACGAATACCTGGGTGCGCCCGGGTATTCCGCGTCCTTCGTGCAGGATTCGCAGTCGCGGTCGTTCCGGGGCGTGGTGCGCGGGATGCACGGGCGCGCCGGGCGCGGGGAGGCGAAGCTGGTGCGGTGCGCGCACGGGGCCGTGCACGATGTGCTGGTGGATATCCGGCCGGATTCGCCGACGTTCGGCGTGCGGCAGGCATTCCTGTTGGACGACAGCGACTTCCGGCATCTGTACGTGCCGCCCGGATTTCTGCACGGGTTCCAGGCGCTGACCCCGGTGGCCGATGTGTGCTACCGCATCGACCGGCCGCACGACCCGGCCGAGGATCTCGGCGTGGCCTATGACGACGCGGATCTGGCCATCGCCTGGCCGCAGCCGGTGACCGTGGTCTCCGACCGCGACGCGGGCGCGGGCTCCTGGCATGCTCTGCTCGATCGACTGAGGCTGGATGTGCTCGGGCAAGTCAGGCCCCGATCCTGACCCGGCGCAGGTCGTCGTCGAGGATGCCGGCTTGCTTGAGCGACTTCAGATGCGCGAGCCGGGTGAAGCGCGCGAAGAAGGCGTCGGCGGTCAGGCCGCGGGCCACGTATTCACGGTGCAGCTCGGCCGCGCCCTCGGGGATGCTCCACTGCGCTTCGAAGCCGAGTTCCTTTCGGGCGTAGGAGAAGTCGACGCGATAGGAGCGCGGGTCGGCGCCGCTCTCGCCGGTGATGACCAGGGTCGAGCCGGGGACGGCCTCGACCACCGACTGCGCGATCTCGGCGACGGTGAGATTGTTGGCCTCGGTGCCGACGTTGTAGGCCCGGCAGTGGATGGCTTCGATCGGGGCCTCCAGGCAGGTGGCGAAGGCGGCGGCGATGTCGCGCGCGTGCACCAGCGGCCGCCATGGCGTGCCGTCGGAGAGCACCCGCACCTCGCCGGTGAGCACCGCGTAGCCGACCAGATTGTTGAGCACGATATCGGCGCGCAGGCGCGGGGAGAAGCCGAAGGCGGTGGCATTGCGCAGGAATACGGGGGAGAAGCCGGAGTCGGCGATGGCCGCCACATCGTCCTCCACCTTCACCTTGCTCTCCGCGTACGGCGTGAGGGGACGCAGCGGGGCGTCCTCGGTGACCAGGCCCGCGCCGGCGGCGCCGTAGACCGAACAGGTGGAGGCGTAGAGGAAGCGGCGGACACCGGCTTGTTTGGCCAGCCGGGCCAGGCGCACCGACGCGTGATGGTTGATGTCGTAGGTGATCTGCGGGGCCAGTGCGCCGAGCGGATCGTTGGACAGCGCCGCCAGATGCACGACGGCGTCGAAGCCGGATAGCTGATCGGCGGTCACGTCGCGGAGATCCACGCTGAGGGTGGGCGGCGCCGCGGGGGCCTCCCCGAGGACGCATTCGGCGAAATAGCCACTGTCCAAACCGGTTACATCATGTCCGGCGGCCTGCAGGACAGGGACCATGACGGTGCCCAGGTAGCCCTGATGGCCGGTGACCAGGACGCGCATGGTTACAGCCTTCCCGTTGTGCTGGAGTCGTGCACGCGCATGTCATGCACCTCCGAAGGTGATGGTGGCCTTGTCGAGCAGGAAGCCCTCGGCGTGCTGGGCGCGGCACTGGACGCCGCGCAGCCGGGACAGGCCGAGGAAGGACTGTTCGTCGAACCAGTCCCGATCCCGTTGCGAGGGATAATGTTTCATCAGCAGCGCGGCCTTGAGTTCGGCGAAGCCCGCGGGCAGCGGATGGAAGATCGTGGGCTGCGGAGTGTCGTTCTCCCACTTGAGTATTTCGTACCCGAGCACGAGATGATCGCGAAATTCGGTGGGAGCCAATTCGGCCAGCAGCCGGTGATCCTGATGGGCGTCCTTGCGCTGCGGCGCGAAGACCACCTCGGCGCGACTGCCGCGGCGCAGGGCCGCCACGGCGTCCTTGACCCGCTCCCAGTGGGCGGGGGCGTAGCCGTCGGGGATGTCGAGGATGCGCAGATCGAGATCGGCTCCGGGACAAAAGGCTTCGAGGGCCGCCTGTTCCTCGAGCGCGCGGTCGGTGCCCGCACCGGAGAGCACGAGTGCGCGCACCCGGAGGCCGGGCACCGTGTGCGCCAGCGCCAGCAGGGTGCCGCCGAGGCCGATGGCCAGATCATCGCAATGCGCTGCCAGCAGGGCGATTTCACGGACGGAGCCGGTGTCGAGTCGGATCATGGCTCAGCCCCTGGAAACGGATGGGGCCCCGGCGACGCCGGGCTGCTCCCAGACCATCCACGGACGGTCGCCCTGCTGGTAACCGGCATCGAGTTCGGCGCGTTCCTTGAAGGTGTCGGCCGGTTTCCAGAAGCCGTGGTGCTGGTAGCCGAACAGGCGGCCCTGGGCGGCCAGCGCGCCGCAGGCGTCCTCCACGAGGTCGCCATTGGGCGGCAGGTGGTCGAACACCTCCTGGGTGAGCACGAAGTAGCCGCCGTTCTCCCAGATGGGCAGGCGCGAGACCGGGGTGATGTTCTTGACCTCACCGGAGCCGTTCACATCCACGCAGTGGAACGACGACTGCGGCGGCACGATCATCATCGAGGCCGCCGCGCCCGAATCCTGGAACTTGGTGATCATCTCGTCCAGGGGCGCGTCGGTGAGCACGTCGGCGTAGTTGGCCAGGAAGTAGCGTTCGCCGTCGAGGTGCGTGCGCACGCGGCGCAGGCGTTCGCCGATGGGCGATTCCGGGCCGGTGTCGACGAAGGTGATGGTCCAGTCGCTGATATCGGATTGCAGCAGCTCGACCTTGCCGCCGCGGATGACGAAGTCGTTGGAGACCGACTCCTGGTAGGTGAGGAAGAAGTTCTTGATGTGCGCGGCGCCGTAGCCCAGGCACAGGATGAAGTCCTTGTGACCGTAGTGCGCGTAGTAGCGCATGACATGCCAGATGAGCGGGCGCGGGCCGACCATCTGCATGGGCTTGGGGACCACGTCCTCGGTGCCGTTGCGCATCCGCATGCCGTAGCCGCCGCAGAACAGCACGACCTTCATCGGAGTTCCTCTCGCTGAGCAGAGTGCAGGGTGGGGAGGGGGTAGACGATCTCGCCGCCCCACTCGGCGATGTGACGCAGTTGTGCAGTGATCTCGGCTTCGAGATTCCAGGGCAGGACCACCACCACGTCGGGGCGATCGGCGTCGATGCGTTCCGGGGCGTGGATGGGAATGCGGGTGCCGGGGGTGAATCTGCCGTGTTTGTACGGGTTTCGGTCGACCGTGTACTCGAGCAGATCGGTGCGGATGCCGCAGTAGTTGAGCAGGGTGTTGCCCTTGCCGGGCGCGCCGTAGCCGACCACGCGTTTGCCGGATGCCTTGGCGTCCAGGAGGTATCGGAGCAGATCCTGGCGGACCCGTTCGGTGCGCGGGCGCAGGTCGAGGTAGCCGGCGACCTCGTGCAGACCGGCCTCGGCCTCCAGGGCCAGCACCTCGGCGACGCGGGGGCCGGGTTCGGCGACCGCGTCGGGGCGGGCCCACAGCCGCAGCGAACCACCGTGTGTGGCAAGCAGTTCCACGTCGACGACGGTGAGCCCGGCGGTTGCCAGGGCGCGCTGGGCGGCCAGCACGGTGTAGTACTGGAAGTGCTCGTGGTAGATAGTGTCGAACTGGCCCAGC contains:
- a CDS encoding NAD-dependent epimerase/dehydratase family protein, with amino-acid sequence MRVLVTGHQGYLGTVMVPVLQAAGHDVTGLDSGYFAECVLGEAPAAPPTLSVDLRDVTADQLSGFDAVVHLAALSNDPLGALAPQITYDINHHASVRLARLAKQAGVRRFLYASTCSVYGAAGAGLVTEDAPLRPLTPYAESKVKVEDDVAAIADSGFSPVFLRNATAFGFSPRLRADIVLNNLVGYAVLTGEVRVLSDGTPWRPLVHARDIAAAFATCLEAPIEAIHCRAYNVGTEANNLTVAEIAQSVVEAVPGSTLVITGESGADPRSYRVDFSYARKELGFEAQWSIPEGAAELHREYVARGLTADAFFARFTRLAHLKSLKQAGILDDDLRRVRIGA
- a CDS encoding class I SAM-dependent methyltransferase is translated as MSGEPARGCRGCGAGPLTRVLDLGKMPAADDFPALDAAETEIESAHPLAMDYCLACGLAQLAEDDTVTAEPRGVEPQALRDQAADALARVSAAGWLRGSRPPGGSTAASEPEKHGSTVREFGSPHGGSWLPLLTARGFIETADAADVVIDCFGIMHVPDQRAAFAVRAAATAPDGVLLLQFHSLHAIVTHGQWNALRHGHFAYYTLASLRRLLADAGMSVVTAWEFGLYGGTILVAAVHGDVPPDATVQRILAAESDVEELLPDLQHAADEQAHALRSWLESEAVAGHRVYAYGAASRAVALLHLAGAHRGLLTAVADASPAKQGRRMPGTDIPIIDPAELVAAHPDRVFLTLPDLLQEVRSRLPELDGRWVVQLPEPP
- a CDS encoding class I SAM-dependent methyltransferase: MYCRLCESDRLVSVLDLGATPPCEKFLTADELDLPEPTYPLHLRLCENCLLLQIPALITPEETFTEYAYFSSYSDSWVRHAKLFVEQAIERAGLTDGSFVVEVASNDGYLLQHAVAAGIGCLGIEPSVNVGAAAREKGVPTLTAFLDEQLAARVRAEHGPANLVVANNVYAHIPDLLGFTKALRGLLAEDGWLSVEVHHALNLVTLGQFDTIYHEHFQYYTVLAAQRALATAGLTVVDVELLATHGGSLRLWARPDAVAEPGPRVAEVLALEAEAGLHEVAGYLDLRPRTERVRQDLLRYLLDAKASGKRVVGYGAPGKGNTLLNYCGIRTDLLEYTVDRNPYKHGRFTPGTRIPIHAPERIDADRPDVVVVLPWNLEAEITAQLRHIAEWGGEIVYPLPTLHSAQREELR
- a CDS encoding sugar phosphate nucleotidyltransferase, with product MKVVLFCGGYGMRMRNGTEDVVPKPMQMVGPRPLIWHVMRYYAHYGHKDFILCLGYGAAHIKNFFLTYQESVSNDFVIRGGKVELLQSDISDWTITFVDTGPESPIGERLRRVRTHLDGERYFLANYADVLTDAPLDEMITKFQDSGAAASMMIVPPQSSFHCVDVNGSGEVKNITPVSRLPIWENGGYFVLTQEVFDHLPPNGDLVEDACGALAAQGRLFGYQHHGFWKPADTFKERAELDAGYQQGDRPWMVWEQPGVAGAPSVSRG
- a CDS encoding dTDP-4-dehydrorhamnose 3,5-epimerase family protein; its protein translation is MRIEPTELADVLVLTPQPFRDGRGFFTRTFDAAEFDEYLGAPGYSASFVQDSQSRSFRGVVRGMHGRAGRGEAKLVRCAHGAVHDVLVDIRPDSPTFGVRQAFLLDDSDFRHLYVPPGFLHGFQALTPVADVCYRIDRPHDPAEDLGVAYDDADLAIAWPQPVTVVSDRDAGAGSWHALLDRLRLDVLGQVRPRS
- a CDS encoding MspA family porin, with protein sequence MKRTTQRAAARTMAVAAALTIGLAMNTGSSLAGIDSANSIVDRQGRTVEAIQMDTNFQFVAPLDGNPLTREWFHNGKACFKVSGPKADDWSGTITVGYQVGFPATLNGKLRFQWSTPSLGLELDGDPSVNIGDLIPRAGVEVEVGFGPGIETIEAASGDISGTDGFIQMSGFHGTVTGVLGQVSIRPWVKIVTSNGDTVITYGPLWQI
- a CDS encoding glycosyltransferase family 2 protein; this encodes MAILSVCVPVQDADGGLEQTLRSILEQDTEVEVIVLDNAGGGDAAAVVTSCADARVRLVRNEVPLPVGESWNKAVSLSTRRLVKVVDAGEILLPGALDRQITVMGDNGIAVCCAKFQLLDASGQVLANAVGLPNLLGQRDIRSLMRTIVRRGPAEFGPVAATVFRRADFDRVGGFRGDPDYPVHVDLIARMSAFGSFYGLPETLAAWRDPGVGSLAEEWRMQHRLNAEHPGVVGRGARLAGDLRLARAAADRLRTRIRSARAARR
- a CDS encoding PIG-L deacetylase family protein, giving the protein MIRLDTGSVREIALLAAHCDDLAIGLGGTLLALAHTVPGLRVRALVLSGAGTDRALEEQAALEAFCPGADLDLRILDIPDGYAPAHWERVKDAVAALRRGSRAEVVFAPQRKDAHQDHRLLAELAPTEFRDHLVLGYEILKWENDTPQPTIFHPLPAGFAELKAALLMKHYPSQRDRDWFDEQSFLGLSRLRGVQCRAQHAEGFLLDKATITFGGA